The Pseudodesulfovibrio cashew genomic sequence CATTAGCCGAAATCATGCCCACAAGAAGAAATTCATGCCCGATTATCCCGTGACCAACTGAAAATGCGACCCATGACAGCCCCTGACACATCGCCGCGTAACCAACGTGACCAATGGACTTTCCCGCAATGGAAGCCACCTGCTGTTTTTTTGCTTGCCTGTCAGCCAGCCGACAGACGGGTCGGTGCCTCTCTCCTATAGGAATTGAGAGTGACCCGAAAAATACAGTTGGCCATCAGGCGGCCGATTCGACCGGGGCGCGGCAGCAATCTGAAAGAATCAGGAGAAAAGCCATGAGCAACAGCACGCAATCCGCAGGCCTTGCGACAGAGGACTGCGGCCTCTCTACTATAGCAGCCCAGGTGAGCACTGACTCCTGGGGCACCCTGAGCGAATCCATGGGCGTCTTTTTCAAATCGCTCAAGCTCGGGAGGGTTCGCGGCATAGTCGGCATAGTCGGCTCCGCGAGTTCCGACGGCCAGGACGGTGCCGGGCAGACGCAATTAATTCAAGAACTGGTCAGTCGCGACATCCTGGTAACCCTTTTCGGCTATGAAGCCGGAGGATTGAACCGGGCGAAATCAGACTTCTCCCAACATGCCGACGAAGGTCTTGCGGAATTGTGCGATTTTATCGGGATAACGCCGGTGCTGTACATGGATGGGGCAGAGACAGAGGCTGCGCCACACGACTTCCTCAACAAGCTCGCACAGCTTGCCGGGGTGGACGCCTCCGATCTCCCCACCGCCACCATAGTACCGGGCCGGAGCCGGGATACCCGGGGCTTGGGCGAACGTTTTACCCAGGAAGACGATCCGGCCGCTACTGCGGATCGAGTCGATCTGCACATCCACGATAAGCGCATCGGGGTCCAGTGGTGTGACCGCTGCGGCGGGCGCTTCTCTCCCTTTTCCTAGGCACAGGGAGGAGGCCCCGGGATCACGGGGAGCGTGAGTCCCCGGCGGATTCCAGAGCGGCCACATCCGGGATGAAAAACCTGCCCCGTTCAAGTCGCTCGATCAGCCCTTTCTGGATAAGTTCGTTCAGGAACTTGGATACGGTCTGCCGTGTGGAACCGACCAGGAGCGCCAGTTGCTCCACCGAGAGATCGATTTTGACGACCACTCCCCCGCCTTCCGCAGGGGCTCCGTGCCGCCTGGCCTCGTCCGCCAGAAGGCCGATGAGTCGGCTGTTGACGTCCTTGAATGCCAGGCCTTCGATAATGGCGAAGGAATTCTTGAGCATGCTGCCCAGGATTCCGACCATGGCCTTGGCGACCTCCGGGTCGTCCAGCATCTTCCGCCTGAATGTATCGATATCCGCCGCGAGGACCTCGATCTCCTCCAGGGACTGGACAAAGGCGCGGGTGTGGGTGGAATAGATGTCTCCCTTGGAAAGAATGCCTATGTTGAATTCCTTGTCTTCATATCCGAGGAAAACCCTGGCGCGCCCCCGAGCCACTATGAAGACCTGGTTTTCGGCCTTGTCCGGCTGGCAGATGAAAGCCCCCTTGGGATAGCTGCGCCGTCTCAACGAGGAGTACAAATCAACGAATTCAGGACGCTGAAGATGGTCCAGAAGATTCTCTTCCAAAAATTTCATCATGATATCCTTACCGCCCTTTTGCCCCACGTGCCCGCCAGATTGACAGCCCACGATGTCGGGCACCGCCTCCGGCTGTATAACCAAGCTGTATCTATGAAAAAACAACCGGTCAAATATTCTTGAGCGGAAGGAGCCGCCTTCAACGCAGGCCGTATACTCCCCAATTCACCGGATATCCCTGCCCATTTCACGAAAAAAGGCCTGAAAGGGATCCCTTCCAGGCCTGAATACTTCTGCGGAATACAGTCTGA encodes the following:
- a CDS encoding Crp/Fnr family transcriptional regulator; its protein translation is MKFLEENLLDHLQRPEFVDLYSSLRRRSYPKGAFICQPDKAENQVFIVARGRARVFLGYEDKEFNIGILSKGDIYSTHTRAFVQSLEEIEVLAADIDTFRRKMLDDPEVAKAMVGILGSMLKNSFAIIEGLAFKDVNSRLIGLLADEARRHGAPAEGGGVVVKIDLSVEQLALLVGSTRQTVSKFLNELIQKGLIERLERGRFFIPDVAALESAGDSRSP